From a single Andrena cerasifolii isolate SP2316 chromosome 8, iyAndCera1_principal, whole genome shotgun sequence genomic region:
- the LOC143372238 gene encoding uncharacterized protein LOC143372238 isoform X1 has protein sequence MQMQEAEGADGSPWNNSSGCDEDRRPAQKEGKKSNILPLWGNERTMNLNPLILTNIQSSHYFKVNLYELKTYHEVIDEIYYKVSHLEPWEKGSRKTAGQTGMCGGRFMQVRGVGAGGIVSTAYCLLYKLFTLRLTRKQLNGLINHPDSPYIRALGFMYIRYTQPPADLFSWYSDYLEDEEELDVKAGGGQVMKMGDILKQFLTKLEWFSTLFPRIPVPIQKELEHRLAERFPQQSMNARNAKPPITLNSHGKYSNSSNRKDNGNNVMPRNQPRHIPDSEAQWGEAERTSHWRARSDEDRKDKYRERDRERDRIRERERDRARERDRERDRHCKRSSSRDRSRRQREHRSRSRDKAHRDRSRDRYRDKDRHRDRRGSPYDYATELARERERQRRE, from the exons ATGCAAATGCAAGAAGCAGAAGGAGCTGACG GTTCACCATGGAACAATTCCAGCGGTTGCGACGAGGATCGTCGGCCAGCTCAGAAGGAGggtaaaaaatcaaatatactaCCTCTATGGGGAAATGAAAGGACTATGAATTTAAATCCATTAATTTTGACGAACATACAGTCGtcacattatttcaaagtgaACTTATATGAATTGAAAACTTATCACGAAGTTATCGATGAGATTTACTACAAGGTGTCTCATTTGGAGCCATGGGAGAAAGGAAGCAGGAAAACGGCGGGTCAAACGGGCATGTGTGGAGGC CGGTTCATGCAGGTCCGTGGTGTCGGTGCCGGTGGAATTGTTTCGACGGCTTATTGCCTGCTCTATAAACTCTTCACGTTGAGGTTGACACGAAAGCAGTTGAATGGTCTTATCAACCATCCTGATTCTCCATACATTCGAGCATTAGGGTTTATGTACATTAG ATACACGCAACCACCGGCTGACTTATTTAGCTGGTACAGTGATTACctagaagacgaagaagagttAGATGTAAAAGCTGGAGGAGGTCAAGTAATGAAAATGGGTGATATTCTGAAACAATTTCTTACTAAGTTAGAGTGGTTCTCAACATTGTTCCCAAGAATACCAGTGCCTATACAAAAAGAACTTGAGCATCGATTAGCGGAAAGATTCCCTCAGCAGTCTATGAACGCTCGAAACGCAAAGCCACCTATCACACTAAATAGTCATGGAAAATATAGTAACAGCAGTAATAGAAAAGATAATGGCAACAACGTTATGCCACGAAATCAACCACGGCATATACCAGACAGTGAAGCTCAGTGGGGTGAGGCTGAAAGAACAAGCCACTGGCGAGCCAG GTCTGACGAGGATCGTAAGGATAAGTATAGAGAACGCGACCGCGAGCGGGATAGGATTAGAGAAAGGGAACGAGACCGAGCGCGAGAAAGGGACCGAGAAAGGGACAGGCATTGCAAGCGGTCATCTAGTCGCGATCGAAGTCGGAGGCAAAGGGAACACAGGAGTCGTAGCAGGGACAAGGCACACAGAGACAGAAGTAGAGATCGTTATCGCGACAAGGATCGTCATCGAGACag GAGGGGCTCGCCCTACGACTACGCCACAGAGCTTgctcgggagagagagagacaacgAAGAGAATGA
- the LOC143372238 gene encoding pre-mRNA-splicing factor 38B isoform X2, with product MQMQEAEGADGSPWNNSSGCDEDRRPAQKEGKKSNILPLWGNERTMNLNPLILTNIQSSHYFKVNLYELKTYHEVIDEIYYKVSHLEPWEKGSRKTAGQTGMCGGVRGVGAGGIVSTAYCLLYKLFTLRLTRKQLNGLINHPDSPYIRALGFMYIRYTQPPADLFSWYSDYLEDEEELDVKAGGGQVMKMGDILKQFLTKLEWFSTLFPRIPVPIQKELEHRLAERFPQQSMNARNAKPPITLNSHGKYSNSSNRKDNGNNVMPRNQPRHIPDSEAQWGEAERTSHWRARSDEDRKDKYRERDRERDRIRERERDRARERDRERDRHCKRSSSRDRSRRQREHRSRSRDKAHRDRSRDRYRDKDRHRDRRGSPYDYATELARERERQRRE from the exons ATGCAAATGCAAGAAGCAGAAGGAGCTGACG GTTCACCATGGAACAATTCCAGCGGTTGCGACGAGGATCGTCGGCCAGCTCAGAAGGAGggtaaaaaatcaaatatactaCCTCTATGGGGAAATGAAAGGACTATGAATTTAAATCCATTAATTTTGACGAACATACAGTCGtcacattatttcaaagtgaACTTATATGAATTGAAAACTTATCACGAAGTTATCGATGAGATTTACTACAAGGTGTCTCATTTGGAGCCATGGGAGAAAGGAAGCAGGAAAACGGCGGGTCAAACGGGCATGTGTGGAGGC GTCCGTGGTGTCGGTGCCGGTGGAATTGTTTCGACGGCTTATTGCCTGCTCTATAAACTCTTCACGTTGAGGTTGACACGAAAGCAGTTGAATGGTCTTATCAACCATCCTGATTCTCCATACATTCGAGCATTAGGGTTTATGTACATTAG ATACACGCAACCACCGGCTGACTTATTTAGCTGGTACAGTGATTACctagaagacgaagaagagttAGATGTAAAAGCTGGAGGAGGTCAAGTAATGAAAATGGGTGATATTCTGAAACAATTTCTTACTAAGTTAGAGTGGTTCTCAACATTGTTCCCAAGAATACCAGTGCCTATACAAAAAGAACTTGAGCATCGATTAGCGGAAAGATTCCCTCAGCAGTCTATGAACGCTCGAAACGCAAAGCCACCTATCACACTAAATAGTCATGGAAAATATAGTAACAGCAGTAATAGAAAAGATAATGGCAACAACGTTATGCCACGAAATCAACCACGGCATATACCAGACAGTGAAGCTCAGTGGGGTGAGGCTGAAAGAACAAGCCACTGGCGAGCCAG GTCTGACGAGGATCGTAAGGATAAGTATAGAGAACGCGACCGCGAGCGGGATAGGATTAGAGAAAGGGAACGAGACCGAGCGCGAGAAAGGGACCGAGAAAGGGACAGGCATTGCAAGCGGTCATCTAGTCGCGATCGAAGTCGGAGGCAAAGGGAACACAGGAGTCGTAGCAGGGACAAGGCACACAGAGACAGAAGTAGAGATCGTTATCGCGACAAGGATCGTCATCGAGACag GAGGGGCTCGCCCTACGACTACGCCACAGAGCTTgctcgggagagagagagacaacgAAGAGAATGA
- the LOC143372220 gene encoding glycosaminoglycan xylosylkinase isoform X2, giving the protein MIGRRCALIALGGLLILVLSVNVYFIRMIVESSSQKTSSKGMPVSQLKPEQEQLISQVEQNLQIPQKSVAIDMAKKIKEEIQILPSKYFKQNTSYAIVLERSLTELRITPNVRENIWNIPNNNWPDAHQLIPPVAPELGTILDTLRKSKVMRADNAPLGTQLKLMLTLEHGAKAMFKPQWYPRDAVIRGPVYHGKDRHNAEIVAFHLSSLLALRRVPLTVVRKLDLRNEIRPRATPELYATMYQDGNDTCLYGVCHYCSPTDPVCGTEDILEGALISWLPRYLRLVKHRHPWQRTYKMNKFAAWETDDNYCEKVKESKAYSPQSSSRLLDLVDTAIFDFLMDNGDRHHYELAQNNFHNPAVLLIDNGKSLGNPDVDHFDILAPLYQCCMIHKTTWDRLKLFSGGSLSVALGKLAAHESIMADVEPLITDAHLSAMDRRLLTIYAVVEYCLKSKKYASNVILDHR; this is encoded by the exons ATGATTGGCCGACGCTGCGCTCTCATCGCTCTGGGCGGGCTTTTGATTCTCGTCCTCAGCGTTAATGTATATTTCATTCGAATGATCGTGGAGAGCTCGTCGCAAAAGACATCCTCCAAAGGCATGCCGGTCTCGCAATTAAAGCCCGAACAGGAACAATTGATATCTCAAGTAGAACAGAACTTACAAATCCCGCAAAAGTCGGTTGCGATCGACATGGCGAAGAAAATTAAGGAGGAGATTCAAATATTACCGTCGAAATATTTCAAGCAGAACACCAGCTACGCAATAGTCTTAGAACGATCATTAACTGAATTAAGGATCACGCCTAATGTTCGTGAAAATATATGGAATATTCCTAACAATAAT TGGCCAGATGCTCACCAGTTGATTCCACCGGTCGCCCCCGAATTAGGCACGATTTTGGACACCTTGCGTAAATCGAAAGTGATGCGCGCGGACAACGCGCCACTTGGCACGCAACTGAAACTGATGTTAACTTTGGAGCACGGAGCGAAAGCGATGTTCAAGCCACAGTGGTATCCCAGAGACGCTGTTATCCGAGGGCCTGTTTATCACGGAAAAGACCGGCACAACGCCGAGATCGTAGCATTCCACTTATCTTCCTTACTGGCTCTGAGAAGAGTGCCGCTTACCGttgtaagaaaac TCGATCTAAGGAATGAAATTCGTCCTCGGGCGACCCCTGAGCTTTACGCGACCATGTACCAGGATGGTAACGATACCTGCTTGTACGGGGTTTGCCATTACTGTTCACCAACAGATCCAGTCTGTGGAACGGAAgatattctggagggtgctctAATTTCGTGGCTACCGCGATATTTAAGGCTTGTAAAGCATCGTCATCCTTGGCAAAGGACttataaaatgaataaattcGCGGCATGGGAGACGGATGACAATTACTGCGAAAAA GTAAAAGAGTCCAAGGCATATTCTCCACAATCATCGAGTAGGCTTTTAGATTTAGTAGACACTGCGATTTTTGACTTTTTAATGGACAATGGAGATCGCCATCACTACGAGCTggcgcaaaataattttcataatcCTGCTGTCTTGTTAATAGACAATGGGAAGAGCCTTGGAAACCCCGATGTTGACCACTTTGATATTTTAGCTCCATTGTATCAGtgttgtat GATTCACAAGACTACCTGGGATCGTTTAAAATTGTTTAGCGGCGGGTCTTTAAGCGTGGCGCTTGGGAAACTTGCTGCGCACGAATCGATAATGGCCGACGTAGAACCCCTTATTACCGATGCCCATTTAAGTGCCATGGATAGGAGACTGCTTACAATATACGCTGTTGTAGAATATTGTTTGAAAAGTAAAAAGTATGCTTCTAATGTCATACTAGATCATCGGTAG
- the LOC143372220 gene encoding glycosaminoglycan xylosylkinase isoform X1 translates to MIGRRCALIALGGLLILVLSVNVYFIRMIVESSSQKTSSKGMPVSQLKPEQEQLISQVEQNLQIPQKSVAIDMAKKIKEEIQILPSKYFKQNTSYAIVLERSLTELRITPNVRENIWNIPNNNWPDAHQLIPPVAPELGTILDTLRKSKVMRADNAPLGTQLKLMLTLEHGAKAMFKPQWYPRDAVIRGPVYHGKDRHNAEIVAFHLSSLLALRRVPLTVVRKLDLRNEIRPRATPELYATMYQDGNDTCLYGVCHYCSPTDPVCGTEDILEGALISWLPRYLRLVKHRHPWQRTYKMNKFAAWETDDNYCEKVKESKAYSPQSSSRLLDLVDTAIFDFLMDNGDRHHYELAQNNFHNPAVLLIDNGKSLGNPDVDHFDILAPLYQCCMIHKTTWDRLKLFSGGSLSVALGKLAAHESIMADVEPLITDAHLSAMDRRLLTIYAVVEYCLKSKKRTSDLRYFLVPFQRIMSIQDLLKSCWIVFKSNENLCPNAVCISHLNKTALYKRVCLRTMRQTETWRSLLFTEIETSYQFVI, encoded by the exons ATGATTGGCCGACGCTGCGCTCTCATCGCTCTGGGCGGGCTTTTGATTCTCGTCCTCAGCGTTAATGTATATTTCATTCGAATGATCGTGGAGAGCTCGTCGCAAAAGACATCCTCCAAAGGCATGCCGGTCTCGCAATTAAAGCCCGAACAGGAACAATTGATATCTCAAGTAGAACAGAACTTACAAATCCCGCAAAAGTCGGTTGCGATCGACATGGCGAAGAAAATTAAGGAGGAGATTCAAATATTACCGTCGAAATATTTCAAGCAGAACACCAGCTACGCAATAGTCTTAGAACGATCATTAACTGAATTAAGGATCACGCCTAATGTTCGTGAAAATATATGGAATATTCCTAACAATAAT TGGCCAGATGCTCACCAGTTGATTCCACCGGTCGCCCCCGAATTAGGCACGATTTTGGACACCTTGCGTAAATCGAAAGTGATGCGCGCGGACAACGCGCCACTTGGCACGCAACTGAAACTGATGTTAACTTTGGAGCACGGAGCGAAAGCGATGTTCAAGCCACAGTGGTATCCCAGAGACGCTGTTATCCGAGGGCCTGTTTATCACGGAAAAGACCGGCACAACGCCGAGATCGTAGCATTCCACTTATCTTCCTTACTGGCTCTGAGAAGAGTGCCGCTTACCGttgtaagaaaac TCGATCTAAGGAATGAAATTCGTCCTCGGGCGACCCCTGAGCTTTACGCGACCATGTACCAGGATGGTAACGATACCTGCTTGTACGGGGTTTGCCATTACTGTTCACCAACAGATCCAGTCTGTGGAACGGAAgatattctggagggtgctctAATTTCGTGGCTACCGCGATATTTAAGGCTTGTAAAGCATCGTCATCCTTGGCAAAGGACttataaaatgaataaattcGCGGCATGGGAGACGGATGACAATTACTGCGAAAAA GTAAAAGAGTCCAAGGCATATTCTCCACAATCATCGAGTAGGCTTTTAGATTTAGTAGACACTGCGATTTTTGACTTTTTAATGGACAATGGAGATCGCCATCACTACGAGCTggcgcaaaataattttcataatcCTGCTGTCTTGTTAATAGACAATGGGAAGAGCCTTGGAAACCCCGATGTTGACCACTTTGATATTTTAGCTCCATTGTATCAGtgttgtat GATTCACAAGACTACCTGGGATCGTTTAAAATTGTTTAGCGGCGGGTCTTTAAGCGTGGCGCTTGGGAAACTTGCTGCGCACGAATCGATAATGGCCGACGTAGAACCCCTTATTACCGATGCCCATTTAAGTGCCATGGATAGGAGACTGCTTACAATATACGCTGTTGTAGAATATTGTTTGAAAAGTAAAAA ACGGACTAGTGACCTGCGATATTTTTTAGTACCATTCCAAAGAATCATGTCAATTCAAGACTTACTGAAGTCTTGCTGGATTGTTTTTAAATCGAATGAAAACTTGTGCCCAAACGCAGTGTGTATCtctcatttaaataaaacagcTTTGTATAAACGGGTTTGTCTTAGAACTATGCGGCAAACCGAAACATGGAGATCCCTCTTGTTTACAGAAATTGAAACGTCTTACCAGTTTGTAATTTGA
- the LOC143372220 gene encoding glycosaminoglycan xylosylkinase isoform X3 → MIGRRCALIALGGLLILVLSVNVYFIRMIVESSSQKTSSKGMPVSQLKPEQEQLISQVEQNLQIPQKSVAIDMAKKIKEEIQILPSKYFKQNTSYAIVLERSLTELRITPNVRENIWNIPNNNWPDAHQLIPPVAPELGTILDTLRKSKVMRADNAPLGTQLKLMLTLEHGAKAMFKPQWYPRDAVIRGPVYHGKDRHNAEIVAFHLSSLLALRRVPLTVVRKLDLRNEIRPRATPELYATMYQDGNDTCLYGVCHYCSPTDPVCGTEDILEGALISWLPRYLRLVKHRHPWQRTYKMNKFAAWETDDNYCEKVKESKAYSPQSSSRLLDLVDTAIFDFLMDNGDRHHYELAQNNFHNPAVLLIDNGKSLGNPDVDHFDILAPLYQC, encoded by the exons ATGATTGGCCGACGCTGCGCTCTCATCGCTCTGGGCGGGCTTTTGATTCTCGTCCTCAGCGTTAATGTATATTTCATTCGAATGATCGTGGAGAGCTCGTCGCAAAAGACATCCTCCAAAGGCATGCCGGTCTCGCAATTAAAGCCCGAACAGGAACAATTGATATCTCAAGTAGAACAGAACTTACAAATCCCGCAAAAGTCGGTTGCGATCGACATGGCGAAGAAAATTAAGGAGGAGATTCAAATATTACCGTCGAAATATTTCAAGCAGAACACCAGCTACGCAATAGTCTTAGAACGATCATTAACTGAATTAAGGATCACGCCTAATGTTCGTGAAAATATATGGAATATTCCTAACAATAAT TGGCCAGATGCTCACCAGTTGATTCCACCGGTCGCCCCCGAATTAGGCACGATTTTGGACACCTTGCGTAAATCGAAAGTGATGCGCGCGGACAACGCGCCACTTGGCACGCAACTGAAACTGATGTTAACTTTGGAGCACGGAGCGAAAGCGATGTTCAAGCCACAGTGGTATCCCAGAGACGCTGTTATCCGAGGGCCTGTTTATCACGGAAAAGACCGGCACAACGCCGAGATCGTAGCATTCCACTTATCTTCCTTACTGGCTCTGAGAAGAGTGCCGCTTACCGttgtaagaaaac TCGATCTAAGGAATGAAATTCGTCCTCGGGCGACCCCTGAGCTTTACGCGACCATGTACCAGGATGGTAACGATACCTGCTTGTACGGGGTTTGCCATTACTGTTCACCAACAGATCCAGTCTGTGGAACGGAAgatattctggagggtgctctAATTTCGTGGCTACCGCGATATTTAAGGCTTGTAAAGCATCGTCATCCTTGGCAAAGGACttataaaatgaataaattcGCGGCATGGGAGACGGATGACAATTACTGCGAAAAA GTAAAAGAGTCCAAGGCATATTCTCCACAATCATCGAGTAGGCTTTTAGATTTAGTAGACACTGCGATTTTTGACTTTTTAATGGACAATGGAGATCGCCATCACTACGAGCTggcgcaaaataattttcataatcCTGCTGTCTTGTTAATAGACAATGGGAAGAGCCTTGGAAACCCCGATGTTGACCACTTTGATATTTTAGCTCCATTGTATCAGtgtt GA
- the LOC143372252 gene encoding uncharacterized protein LOC143372252: MQGKKSPDKTFNQQLLPSSSHNRRLDRPGDLKVLQLLSAFPSNKIQLLNGTIMIPIPPEDARALGLRVPGSENSSIGSNSPSSRSSAQSSTPNTRGKRPSNDVNKSSKDLKRQRNVDVNGTKRPPDSKQERKVQRIAASEKLSNFHAKLERGLRSISNRTKIRRKVDSETAKAIRLPCNLSPLPLSGTDGPSLGSSLRKNLSCQEDKSDKLGKEPSSKSMRQLFSMADSWSNDSMISHSDSCPCCHSREPCPFHRTGIHDGE; encoded by the coding sequence ATGCAGGGTAAGAAAAGTCCCGACAAAACTTTCAATCAGCAGCTGCTACCAAGTTCGTCCCATAATCGAAGGCTAGATCGACCAGGTGACTTGAAAGTCCTGCAACTATTGTCCGCCTTCCCTAGTAATAAGATTCAATTACTAAACGGTACGATCATGATCCCCATCCCTCCAGAAGACGCGAGAGCTCTTGGCCTTCGAGTACCGGGCTCCGAGAACTCCTCTATCGGATCGAATAGCCCTTCGTCGAGGAGCTCTGCTCAGTCGTCCACGCCTAATACCCGCGGGAAAAGGCCGAGTAATGATGTTAATAAGTCAAGCAAGGATCTCAAGCGTCAACGAAACGTGGACGTAAATGGAACGAAGAGGCCTCCTGACTCGAAGCAGGAGCGGAAGGTTCAGCGAATCGCTGCGTCGGAGAAACTGAGTAATTTTCATGCAAAACTGGAAAGAGGATTGAGGAGCATCTCCAACCGAACGAAGATCCGTCGGAAAGTCGATTCAGAGACCGCGAAAGCGATCAGGCTTCCGTGTAACCTAAGTCCACTCCCGCTTAGCGGAACTGATGGGCCATCGTTGGGGAGCAGCTTGAGGAAAAATCTATCCTGCCAGGAGGACAAGTCCGACAAGCTTGGGAAAGAGCCGAGTTCGAAGTCCATGAGACAATTGTTCAGCATGGCTGACTCGTGGAGCAACGATTCCATGATCAGTCACTCGGACAGTTGTCCCTGCTGCCACAGTCGAGAGCCTTGCCCCTTTCACAGAACTGGCATCCATGATGGGGAATGA